The proteins below are encoded in one region of Candidatus Dadabacteria bacterium:
- a CDS encoding restriction endonuclease subunit S, translated as MIDGWREVLLGDIAEIDLQNLGSKTKPDFEFEYISLSNVEPGRIVGPLEKCKFADAPSRARRIVGEGDILISTVRPNLLGFARVGSDHRKCIASTGFAVVKLNKSFEESYIFHLLFTHQLRAQFHALVVGSNYPAINSNDVKKLRIVAPPLFEQRKIAKILSTWDQAIEVVEELISNSQAQKKALMQQLFFGEERVFGESWSEVSIGELGEISGAGVDKKTKADEKSVRLLNYLDVLNKDYIFDKDLDHWVTAPDRQIASCDIQKGDIFFTPSSETRSDIAHSAVATENICGSVYSYHVVRLRLHELWDLNFSAYAFKSPHFFRQAYQLCEGSGQRYVLSQRYFRQMTVHVPSIQTQRTIGIILRTMDEEIAKFKAIATVLHQEKKALMQQLLTGNRRVKMESTK; from the coding sequence ATGATTGATGGATGGCGTGAGGTGCTCTTGGGGGATATTGCCGAGATTGATCTGCAAAACCTTGGATCGAAAACCAAACCTGACTTCGAGTTTGAATATATCTCATTGTCCAATGTAGAACCTGGAAGAATTGTTGGGCCACTAGAGAAGTGTAAGTTTGCAGATGCTCCATCGCGGGCTCGGCGTATTGTTGGAGAAGGAGATATCCTGATTTCAACGGTAAGACCCAATCTTCTGGGTTTCGCTAGGGTGGGTTCCGATCACCGAAAATGTATTGCTTCTACAGGGTTTGCAGTGGTCAAATTAAACAAATCTTTTGAAGAATCATACATATTTCATCTTCTTTTCACTCACCAGTTACGAGCACAGTTTCATGCGCTTGTAGTTGGTTCGAATTATCCCGCAATTAACTCCAATGATGTAAAAAAACTACGTATAGTAGCGCCACCGCTGTTTGAGCAACGCAAAATAGCTAAAATCCTTTCTACTTGGGATCAAGCTATTGAAGTTGTGGAAGAGCTTATTTCCAACAGTCAAGCTCAAAAAAAAGCACTGATGCAGCAGTTGTTTTTTGGTGAGGAAAGGGTTTTTGGGGAAAGTTGGTCAGAAGTATCTATTGGTGAGCTTGGAGAAATCTCTGGTGCTGGTGTGGATAAGAAAACGAAGGCTGATGAGAAATCTGTTAGGCTCCTGAATTATCTTGATGTTTTAAACAAGGATTATATTTTTGACAAGGATTTAGATCACTGGGTTACTGCCCCAGATCGTCAAATTGCAAGTTGCGATATCCAAAAAGGAGATATTTTTTTTACCCCATCTTCTGAAACACGAAGTGATATTGCACATTCCGCAGTTGCTACCGAGAATATCTGTGGATCGGTATACAGTTATCATGTTGTCAGGCTTCGTCTTCATGAGTTGTGGGATTTAAACTTCAGTGCTTACGCATTCAAATCCCCTCATTTTTTTAGACAGGCATATCAGTTGTGTGAAGGGAGCGGACAACGCTATGTGCTCTCCCAGCGATATTTTCGCCAAATGACAGTGCATGTTCCTTCAATCCAGACACAACGAACTATAGGGATCATATTAAGGACAATGGATGAAGAAATAGCTAAATTCAAAGCTATTGCCACTGTATTGCATCAAGAGAAAAAAGCTCTAATGCAACAACTTTTAACTGGTAACCGGCGTGTAAAAATGGAAAGCACTA